A section of the Marinoscillum sp. 108 genome encodes:
- the atpC gene encoding ATP synthase F1 subunit epsilon produces the protein MFLEIVTPDEKVFEGEVESATFPGSDGSFQVLSDHAAMISTLGDGDIKFTREVNKKPEETHIAVSGGVVEVLNNKVTVLAEKIIKE, from the coding sequence ATGTTTTTAGAAATAGTAACTCCAGACGAAAAGGTATTTGAAGGGGAAGTAGAAAGTGCTACTTTTCCGGGAAGCGACGGGTCATTTCAGGTGTTGAGTGATCATGCCGCTATGATTTCCACCTTGGGAGATGGGGACATCAAATTTACCAGAGAGGTCAACAAGAAGCCTGAGGAAACACACATCGCTGTAAGTGGCGGAGTGGTAGAAGTACTCAACAATAAGGTGACCGTACTGGCTGAGAAGATCATCAAGGAGTAA
- the gatC gene encoding Asp-tRNA(Asn)/Glu-tRNA(Gln) amidotransferase subunit GatC gives MKIDHQTLEKIAHLARLEIHPDKADGYIKDMEEILTWVEKLNELDTEGVEPLTNMSFEENALREDVKKAPLDHERALKNAPKKDDDYFRVPKVLD, from the coding sequence ATGAAAATAGACCATCAAACGCTTGAAAAAATCGCTCATCTGGCCCGTCTGGAGATCCACCCGGACAAAGCCGATGGCTACATCAAAGACATGGAGGAAATCCTCACCTGGGTAGAAAAACTCAATGAACTGGACACCGAAGGAGTGGAACCACTCACTAATATGTCCTTTGAAGAGAATGCCCTGCGGGAAGACGTCAAGAAGGCGCCGCTGGATCACGAGCGTGCCCTGAAAAATGCTCCGAAAAAGGATGATGATTATTTCAGAGTACCTAAAGTGCTTGATTGA
- the hutH gene encoding histidine ammonia-lyase, protein MKHPFQFGKDTLTPGIALRIARGQQTGTFADDTINKIKKSHADVAEIANGDRVVYGINTGFGPLCTTIISKEQTRKLQENILRSHSVGVGAYVPLEIAKLMLVTKLQALSFGYSGIALETLERIKWHLEMDITPMVPTQGSVGASGDLAPLAHLFLPLIGLGKVTYKGKIQDSGDVLQQLGKAPIALGPKEGLALINGTQFILAYAVRGLVRLHNCLELADIIGAMSLEGILGSASPFQEKLHALRPFQGSLHVAHRLRTLLKNSQMVESHENCGRVQDPYSIRCMPQVHGSSRNAWHHLKELVNVELNSVTDNPIVFSSTDTISGGNFHGQPLAMPLDYATLAAAELGNISDRRTYLLLEGDIEGLPKLLMKNTGINSGFMIPQYTSAALVSENKSLCFPASADSIPTSLGQEDHVSMGSISGRKLNQVIDNLENILAVELICAAQAFDYRKPMKSSKILDACHEVIRGRIDHAEEDRIFADDIEKAHDMIVNESIIDAAYQTAQQNNINLKGDLYELFSIS, encoded by the coding sequence ATGAAACACCCCTTTCAATTCGGTAAGGATACCCTCACCCCGGGCATCGCACTGAGAATAGCACGTGGCCAGCAAACTGGTACATTTGCTGATGACACCATTAACAAAATCAAAAAGAGTCATGCAGACGTGGCTGAGATTGCCAATGGCGATCGAGTGGTCTATGGCATCAATACTGGTTTTGGCCCACTTTGCACCACCATTATTTCCAAAGAACAAACCCGCAAGCTTCAGGAAAACATCCTCAGAAGCCACAGTGTAGGAGTTGGAGCTTATGTGCCATTGGAGATCGCCAAACTGATGCTCGTGACCAAACTGCAGGCATTGAGCTTTGGCTACTCTGGCATCGCTCTGGAAACCCTGGAAAGAATCAAATGGCACTTGGAAATGGACATCACTCCGATGGTGCCCACACAGGGTTCGGTCGGTGCATCGGGTGACCTGGCCCCATTAGCACATCTTTTTCTTCCCCTGATCGGTCTGGGAAAGGTGACTTATAAAGGTAAAATACAAGACTCAGGTGACGTATTGCAGCAGCTTGGTAAAGCACCCATTGCACTAGGTCCCAAAGAAGGGCTAGCCCTGATCAATGGTACACAGTTTATACTGGCCTATGCTGTAAGGGGTCTTGTCAGACTTCACAACTGCCTGGAGCTGGCCGATATCATTGGCGCCATGTCACTCGAGGGAATTTTGGGTTCCGCTTCTCCTTTTCAGGAAAAACTCCATGCATTAAGGCCTTTTCAGGGTTCGCTCCATGTCGCGCATCGTCTGAGAACCTTACTGAAAAATTCTCAGATGGTAGAATCTCACGAAAACTGTGGCCGGGTACAGGATCCTTATTCTATCCGATGTATGCCGCAGGTTCACGGGAGTAGCAGAAACGCCTGGCATCACCTGAAGGAGTTGGTGAACGTAGAGCTAAACAGTGTGACCGACAACCCTATCGTGTTTAGCAGTACGGACACCATCAGCGGTGGAAATTTCCATGGACAACCCTTAGCCATGCCTCTGGACTATGCCACGCTGGCGGCGGCTGAATTAGGAAATATTTCTGACCGAAGAACTTACCTGCTGCTGGAAGGCGATATTGAAGGGCTACCCAAGCTCCTGATGAAAAATACCGGCATCAATTCCGGGTTTATGATCCCCCAATACACCTCAGCAGCCCTGGTGAGTGAGAATAAGTCGCTTTGTTTCCCGGCCAGTGCCGATAGCATCCCAACATCTCTGGGTCAGGAAGATCATGTCAGTATGGGCTCCATCAGTGGGCGCAAGTTGAATCAGGTCATCGACAACCTGGAAAATATCCTGGCTGTAGAGCTTATCTGCGCAGCGCAGGCCTTTGACTATCGCAAACCCATGAAATCCAGCAAGATTCTGGACGCCTGTCATGAGGTCATTCGCGGCAGGATCGACCATGCTGAGGAAGATCGGATTTTTGCCGATGACATTGAAAAAGCCCATGACATGATCGTCAATGAATCGATCATTGACGCTGCCTATCAAACCGCCCAACAAAACAACATTAACCTTAAAGGAGATTTGTATGAATTATTCTCAATTTCTTGA
- a CDS encoding ABC transporter ATP-binding protein, giving the protein MELLRVENISKSYSSHQALSNVSISIPKGSIFGLLGPNGAGKTTLIRIITRIIEQDSGEVYLGGEKITPELVRKIGYLPEERGLYKKMKVGEQLLYLARLKGLSKADATTKIKAWLKRLELTGWSGKTIEDLSKGMAQKVQFIATVMHEPELIILDEPFSGFDPVNANLIKDEIFRLREAGATVIFSTHRMESVEELCDHIALINKSEKILDGLKLDIKNDHKDGTYIVTHEGPLASTDHYDLLSTGTTEDGLTESILKDKTEGGPNNLLKVLIGAVEIHSFIEKIPSINEIFISKVKGDSHA; this is encoded by the coding sequence TTGGAACTACTACGTGTTGAAAACATCAGTAAATCCTACAGCAGTCACCAGGCCTTAAGCAATGTGAGCATTTCTATCCCGAAAGGGAGCATTTTTGGTCTTCTGGGCCCCAACGGAGCGGGCAAAACTACGCTGATCAGGATTATCACCAGAATCATCGAGCAGGACAGTGGCGAGGTGTATCTGGGCGGCGAGAAAATCACCCCGGAGCTCGTGCGTAAGATTGGATATCTGCCGGAAGAGCGGGGGCTTTACAAAAAAATGAAGGTGGGGGAGCAATTGCTTTACCTGGCCAGACTCAAAGGTCTCTCCAAGGCCGATGCCACTACCAAAATCAAAGCCTGGCTGAAAAGACTGGAGCTGACCGGATGGAGTGGCAAAACCATAGAGGACTTGTCTAAAGGAATGGCCCAGAAGGTGCAGTTCATCGCTACAGTGATGCATGAGCCGGAATTGATCATTTTGGATGAGCCTTTTTCCGGATTTGATCCGGTGAATGCCAACCTGATCAAGGATGAAATTTTCAGACTCAGAGAAGCCGGCGCTACGGTCATCTTCTCTACCCACCGAATGGAGTCTGTGGAGGAGTTGTGTGACCATATTGCGCTGATCAATAAGTCGGAGAAGATTTTGGATGGACTGAAACTAGACATCAAAAATGACCACAAGGATGGCACATACATCGTGACCCATGAGGGCCCTCTGGCCTCCACAGACCACTACGATCTTTTGAGCACGGGTACTACGGAGGATGGGCTTACCGAATCGATCCTCAAGGACAAAACGGAGGGTGGCCCCAATAACCTGCTGAAGGTGCTGATCGGGGCTGTGGAGATTCATTCGTTCATAGAAAAGATCCCCTCCATCAATGAAATATTCATCAGTAAAGTGAAAGGAGACAGCCATGCATAA
- the hutU gene encoding urocanate hydratase — MNYSQFLEKYAKHPHYKAPTGSQLHAKSWQTEAPLRMLLNNLDDEVAEDPAELVVYGGTGQAARNRESLEKIIKILLELENDQSLLVQSGKPVGIVRTHAEAPRVLIANSNLVPAWANWEHFEDLKSRGLMMYGQMTAGSWIYIGSQGILQGTYETFAECARQHFGGTLKHKLLVTGGLGGMGGAQPLAATMAGATFLGADVDPKRIEKRLQTRYIDKMTHSYEEARDWALEAKEKGENLSIGLVSDIGDLLANLQRDGIVPDVLTDQTSAHDPVFGYVPNGMSLAEAEALRKSDAVTYKDLSLKSMARHVRLMLDLQKQGAITFDYGNNLREFARQGGEPNAFDFKGFVPEYIRPLFCEGKGPFRWAALSGDPEDIYTTDKALMEAFPENTHLINWLTQAREKIAFQGLPCRICWLGMGEREKAGLIFNDLVKTGKVKAPIVIGRDHLDCGSVASPNRETEGMKDGSDAVSDWPLLNLLSNASGGATWVSFHHGGGVGMGYSQHAGMVVLADGSSRAEKCLKRVLYNDPAMGVFRHHDAGYEEATKVGEDFGLII, encoded by the coding sequence ATGAATTATTCTCAATTTCTTGAAAAGTACGCTAAACACCCCCATTACAAAGCCCCAACCGGGTCACAACTTCACGCTAAGTCCTGGCAAACAGAGGCGCCACTGAGAATGCTCCTCAATAACCTGGATGACGAAGTGGCGGAAGACCCGGCCGAACTGGTGGTGTATGGAGGCACCGGACAGGCCGCCCGAAATCGTGAATCCCTGGAGAAAATCATTAAGATTTTACTGGAACTGGAAAATGACCAGAGCCTGCTCGTGCAGTCCGGCAAGCCCGTAGGCATCGTGCGTACGCACGCCGAAGCACCACGTGTGTTAATAGCCAACTCGAATCTGGTACCTGCCTGGGCTAATTGGGAACATTTTGAGGACCTCAAGTCACGCGGACTGATGATGTATGGTCAGATGACCGCCGGTAGTTGGATCTATATAGGATCCCAGGGAATACTTCAGGGAACCTACGAAACATTTGCAGAGTGTGCGAGGCAACATTTTGGAGGTACATTGAAACACAAGCTACTGGTAACTGGTGGCCTGGGAGGAATGGGTGGCGCTCAGCCACTGGCGGCTACCATGGCCGGAGCCACCTTCCTGGGCGCAGATGTGGACCCAAAAAGAATAGAAAAAAGACTTCAGACACGCTACATCGATAAGATGACCCATAGCTATGAAGAGGCACGAGATTGGGCATTGGAAGCCAAAGAGAAAGGCGAGAACCTGTCCATAGGACTAGTAAGTGACATAGGTGACCTTTTGGCCAACCTGCAAAGAGATGGCATTGTACCGGATGTTCTGACCGATCAAACCTCAGCACACGACCCGGTATTTGGATACGTACCCAACGGGATGTCTCTGGCAGAGGCAGAGGCCCTTAGAAAGTCCGATGCGGTGACCTACAAAGACCTATCGCTCAAAAGCATGGCCCGGCACGTAAGGCTGATGTTGGATCTGCAAAAACAGGGTGCCATTACCTTTGACTATGGCAACAACCTTCGTGAGTTTGCCCGTCAGGGGGGAGAGCCCAATGCTTTTGACTTCAAAGGTTTTGTGCCCGAGTACATCCGGCCACTCTTTTGCGAAGGCAAAGGCCCATTCAGATGGGCTGCGCTTTCCGGAGACCCGGAGGACATTTATACCACGGACAAGGCATTGATGGAGGCCTTTCCTGAAAACACACACCTGATCAACTGGCTCACTCAGGCCCGTGAAAAAATCGCCTTCCAGGGTCTGCCATGCAGGATCTGCTGGCTGGGTATGGGCGAGCGCGAAAAAGCAGGCCTCATTTTCAATGACCTGGTCAAAACAGGAAAAGTAAAAGCCCCGATTGTGATAGGCAGAGACCATCTGGACTGTGGCTCAGTGGCCTCACCGAACAGGGAAACAGAAGGCATGAAGGATGGCAGCGATGCGGTTTCTGATTGGCCACTGCTCAATTTACTGTCCAATGCCTCTGGTGGTGCCACTTGGGTATCCTTCCATCATGGTGGCGGGGTAGGTATGGGCTATTCACAGCATGCAGGCATGGTGGTACTGGCAGATGGCTCTAGCAGAGCAGAAAAGTGCCTGAAGCGGGTGTTGTACAATGATCCTGCCATGGGCGTGTTCAGACACCATGATGCCGGATATGAAGAAGCCACTAAGGTGGGTGAAGATTTCGGGTTGATCATTTAG
- a CDS encoding 1-acyl-sn-glycerol-3-phosphate acyltransferase translates to MKHSPLPYTLYALFIFLMTSLVFVPLIALLSPYKKCHRLALKLHWYWAWSFCRMAFIRVVIEGKEHLRSDQQYIFCCNHFSFFDIPAFCLLYSAKFIGKSSLAKIPLFGFFFRNMHIPVNRSSMRSRAGSLKMSKEAIDDGFNLCFFPEGGVLVKEENLPYMVSFKDGAFKLAIEKGIPIIPVTMPYNFLLLPDKTPVRFHHHRCKIIVHKPIFPKTSDDEEVKRLKAETFAIIQAELLAHHPDKVRTVG, encoded by the coding sequence TTGAAGCATTCACCTCTACCTTATACCCTCTACGCGCTTTTCATTTTTCTGATGACCAGTCTGGTGTTTGTGCCACTCATCGCCTTGCTGTCTCCTTACAAAAAATGTCATCGACTGGCCCTGAAACTTCACTGGTATTGGGCCTGGAGTTTTTGCCGGATGGCATTCATCCGGGTGGTCATTGAGGGCAAAGAACACCTCAGATCAGATCAACAATACATCTTTTGTTGCAATCACTTCTCGTTCTTCGACATTCCTGCTTTTTGCTTGCTCTATTCTGCCAAATTCATTGGAAAAAGCTCGCTCGCTAAAATCCCCCTCTTCGGGTTTTTCTTCCGGAATATGCACATCCCCGTGAACAGGTCCAGCATGAGGAGTCGTGCCGGAAGCTTGAAGATGTCCAAAGAGGCTATTGATGATGGTTTCAATCTTTGTTTCTTCCCGGAAGGAGGTGTGCTTGTAAAGGAAGAAAACCTCCCTTATATGGTTTCTTTCAAGGATGGCGCATTCAAACTGGCCATCGAAAAAGGCATTCCCATCATCCCGGTCACCATGCCCTACAATTTTTTGCTGCTTCCCGACAAAACCCCCGTCCGGTTTCATCATCATAGGTGCAAAATAATTGTACACAAACCCATTTTCCCTAAAACAAGTGATGACGAGGAAGTGAAAAGATTGAAGGCAGAAACCTTTGCCATTATCCAGGCCGAACTTCTGGCACATCATCCCGATAAAGTCAGGACGGTTGGCTAA
- a CDS encoding ABC transporter permease, whose product MHNIGLIIAREYLSRVKKKSFIVMTLLAPLLFGGFFFFIAWTATKDVDTKTIQVVDKSGMFSEIFIDDSQMEFSYSDKSLDAAKEDVLNGDFDGLLYIPDIDVAAPAGVVFYSPNNPSVSMVHDLSRKLEGEIENIKLRQSGIQKEVLESLKANVDISTINLSGSGDEKESSSIGATVVGYVASFLIYIFIFVYGTQCMRGVVEEKTSRIVEVIIASVKPFELMMGKVIGIAGVGLSQFILWIVLTTTISTAVGGIFANQAMDAQKQQTEQMDAMNLPQDETAQQMEESLLGSISSAVESINMPMVIVAFLFFFLTGYLLYGALFAAIGSAVDSDADAQQFMFPVTMPLILAIVMLSAVLNDPNGSLAFWMSMIPFTSPVVMMMRVPFGVPVWELALSMVLMIGGFVFTIWFASRIYRIGILMHGTKVNYKVLAKWIMMKN is encoded by the coding sequence ATGCATAACATCGGATTGATCATTGCGAGAGAGTACTTATCCCGGGTGAAGAAGAAGTCGTTTATCGTAATGACCCTTTTGGCACCCTTGCTTTTCGGAGGCTTCTTTTTCTTCATTGCCTGGACCGCCACCAAGGATGTGGACACCAAAACCATACAGGTGGTGGACAAGAGCGGCATGTTCAGTGAGATATTCATCGATGACAGCCAGATGGAGTTTAGTTATTCTGACAAGTCGTTGGATGCGGCCAAAGAAGATGTGCTGAATGGGGACTTTGACGGGCTGCTTTATATTCCTGATATCGATGTGGCTGCCCCAGCAGGGGTGGTGTTTTACTCCCCCAATAACCCCAGCGTTTCCATGGTGCATGACCTGAGTCGTAAGCTGGAAGGTGAGATTGAAAACATCAAACTTCGGCAGTCCGGGATTCAAAAGGAAGTGCTCGAAAGCCTGAAGGCCAATGTAGACATCAGCACCATCAACCTCTCCGGATCGGGTGACGAAAAGGAGAGCAGCTCCATAGGAGCAACCGTGGTGGGCTACGTGGCGTCATTCCTGATATACATTTTCATCTTCGTCTACGGTACCCAGTGTATGCGTGGCGTGGTGGAGGAGAAGACCAGCCGGATTGTGGAGGTGATCATCGCATCGGTGAAGCCTTTTGAGCTGATGATGGGCAAAGTGATAGGCATAGCCGGTGTGGGCTTGTCGCAGTTTATCCTTTGGATCGTGCTCACTACCACCATCAGCACGGCTGTAGGTGGGATCTTCGCCAATCAGGCCATGGACGCACAAAAACAGCAGACTGAGCAGATGGATGCGATGAATTTACCTCAGGATGAAACAGCCCAGCAGATGGAGGAGAGCCTTCTAGGCAGTATCAGCTCGGCGGTAGAGTCTATCAACATGCCCATGGTCATCGTGGCCTTTTTGTTTTTCTTCCTCACCGGGTACCTGCTCTACGGAGCGCTGTTTGCGGCCATCGGTTCTGCGGTGGACAGCGATGCAGATGCCCAGCAGTTTATGTTTCCGGTCACCATGCCGCTGATTCTGGCCATTGTCATGCTCAGCGCCGTGCTGAACGACCCCAATGGGTCACTGGCGTTTTGGATGTCCATGATCCCGTTCACCTCCCCGGTGGTGATGATGATGCGCGTGCCTTTTGGGGTGCCTGTATGGGAGCTGGCCCTTTCTATGGTGCTGATGATTGGCGGGTTCGTGTTCACCATCTGGTTTGCCAGCAGGATTTATAGGATTGGGATCCTGATGCACGGCACCAAAGTGAATTACAAGGTGCTGGCCAAGTGGATCATGATGAAGAATTGA
- the atpD gene encoding F0F1 ATP synthase subunit beta: protein MANKGKITQVIGPVVDVSFDAEGSKLPNIMDALKITKLDGTDVILEVQQHLGEDTVRTIAMDATDGMMRGMEVEDLGSPIQMPIGDDIKGRLFNVVGAAIDGIPQPKGGQGLPIHRLAPKYEDLSTSTEVLFTGIKVIDLIEPYAKGGKIGLFGGAGVGKTVLIQELINNIAKAYSGLSVFAGVGERTREGNDLLREMIEAGIVNYGENFKKSMEEGGWDLSQVTPEDLKESKATFVFGQMNEPPGARARVALSGLTIAEYFRDGDGTGKGRDILFFVDNIFRFTQAGSEVSALLGRMPSAVGYQPTLATEMGAMQERITSTKNGSITSVQAVYVPADDLTDPAPATTFSHLDATTVLSRKIAELGIYPAVDPLDSTSRILSTEILGAEHYDCAQRVKELLQRYKELQDIIAILGMDELSDEDKEVVHRARRVQRFLSQPFHVAEQFTGLKGVLVDIKDTIKGFNAIMDGTYDHLPEAAFNLVGTIEDAVAKGEKLLAEANA, encoded by the coding sequence ATGGCTAATAAAGGCAAAATCACCCAAGTAATCGGTCCAGTTGTGGACGTTAGTTTTGATGCTGAGGGCTCAAAACTCCCCAACATCATGGATGCGTTGAAAATCACTAAACTGGACGGTACTGACGTAATTTTGGAAGTACAGCAGCACCTGGGAGAAGATACCGTGCGTACCATTGCGATGGACGCTACCGACGGTATGATGAGGGGAATGGAAGTAGAGGACCTGGGTAGCCCCATACAGATGCCCATTGGAGACGACATCAAAGGTCGTCTTTTCAACGTTGTAGGGGCAGCGATTGACGGAATTCCACAGCCGAAAGGTGGTCAGGGATTGCCGATTCACCGATTGGCTCCTAAATATGAAGACCTTTCTACCTCTACTGAGGTACTTTTCACAGGGATCAAAGTTATTGACCTGATTGAGCCTTACGCCAAAGGGGGTAAGATTGGATTGTTCGGTGGTGCCGGTGTTGGTAAAACCGTATTGATTCAGGAATTGATCAACAACATCGCCAAAGCGTATTCTGGTCTATCAGTGTTTGCCGGTGTGGGTGAGCGTACTCGTGAGGGTAACGACCTTTTGAGAGAGATGATTGAGGCGGGCATCGTAAACTACGGTGAGAACTTTAAGAAGTCTATGGAAGAAGGCGGATGGGACTTGTCTCAAGTGACTCCTGAAGACCTTAAAGAATCTAAAGCAACTTTCGTATTCGGACAGATGAACGAGCCTCCGGGGGCACGTGCTCGAGTGGCACTTTCTGGTCTGACGATCGCAGAATATTTTCGTGACGGAGATGGCACTGGCAAGGGACGTGATATCCTTTTCTTCGTGGATAACATCTTCCGATTCACTCAGGCGGGTTCTGAGGTGTCTGCACTTCTTGGACGTATGCCATCAGCGGTGGGTTACCAGCCTACGCTGGCCACTGAGATGGGTGCCATGCAGGAGCGAATCACTTCTACCAAGAATGGTTCGATCACTTCCGTACAGGCCGTATACGTACCTGCCGATGACTTGACTGACCCTGCTCCGGCGACTACTTTCTCTCACCTGGATGCTACCACCGTACTTTCTCGTAAGATTGCTGAGTTGGGTATCTACCCTGCAGTGGATCCTTTGGATAGTACTTCCCGAATCCTGAGCACAGAGATTCTGGGCGCTGAGCACTACGACTGTGCGCAGCGTGTGAAAGAGCTTTTGCAGCGATACAAAGAACTTCAGGACATCATTGCCATCCTGGGTATGGATGAGCTTTCTGATGAAGATAAAGAAGTGGTACACAGAGCCAGAAGGGTGCAGAGATTCTTGTCTCAGCCTTTCCACGTGGCAGAGCAGTTTACAGGTCTCAAAGGAGTGCTTGTAGACATCAAAGACACGATCAAAGGATTCAATGCCATCATGGATGGTACATATGATCATTTGCCTGAGGCAGCATTTAACCTGGTAGGAACCATTGAAGATGCAGTGGCCAAAGGAGAAAAATTATTAGCAGAAGCTAACGCATAA
- a CDS encoding HAMP domain-containing sensor histidine kinase encodes MSAYREEPTISLYSNRSSFKWVVLGVALIISAGSIVYTNELVKQIRDRERKQIDLYASTLEYLANENDAPNLIFVMEEIIQANNTIPVILTDEFGKPEHYRNIPAADKIDNDRVRKRFLLNEIKDMMTEREPIMVTLTDDNNQIYGYKNIYYRNSFLLTQLKYYPYVQLSIIAIFGLIIFAVFNYSRTAEQNRVWVGLAKETAHQLGTPLSSLIAWVEYFKETFPDQKDVFIELQKDVDRLEMITERFSNIGSVPQLRQERVFDLVSEVVKYLEKRISTKVSMTVQAFPNEEITCSINRPLFAWVVENIVKNAVDAMVGKGAITIKIMKVSDGRVAVDISDTGKGIAKNRLTQVFKPGYTTKKRGWGLGLALTKRIVENYHGGRIFVKDSELNKGTTFRILLKS; translated from the coding sequence GTGAGTGCATACCGAGAAGAACCTACCATCAGTCTTTATTCCAATCGCTCCAGCTTCAAGTGGGTGGTGCTGGGTGTGGCCCTGATCATCAGTGCCGGGTCCATCGTCTATACCAATGAGCTGGTGAAGCAAATCCGCGACCGGGAGCGGAAGCAGATAGACCTCTATGCCAGTACACTAGAGTACCTGGCCAATGAAAATGATGCGCCCAACCTCATCTTCGTCATGGAGGAGATTATCCAGGCCAACAACACCATCCCCGTGATTCTCACTGATGAGTTTGGCAAGCCGGAGCACTACCGCAATATCCCGGCAGCAGACAAAATAGACAATGACCGGGTCCGGAAGCGGTTTCTCCTCAATGAGATCAAGGACATGATGACGGAGCGGGAGCCCATCATGGTCACCCTGACCGATGACAACAACCAGATCTATGGTTACAAGAACATTTACTACCGCAATTCATTCCTGCTCACGCAGCTGAAGTATTATCCCTATGTGCAGTTGTCCATCATCGCCATCTTTGGGCTCATCATCTTCGCGGTGTTCAACTACTCGCGTACCGCAGAGCAAAACCGGGTGTGGGTGGGTCTGGCCAAAGAAACTGCTCATCAGCTGGGTACTCCTTTGTCTTCCCTGATCGCCTGGGTGGAGTATTTCAAGGAGACCTTCCCCGATCAGAAAGATGTATTTATAGAGCTGCAAAAGGATGTGGATCGGCTGGAGATGATCACCGAGCGCTTTTCGAATATCGGGAGTGTGCCGCAGTTGCGTCAGGAGCGGGTCTTTGATCTGGTGTCTGAGGTGGTGAAGTACCTGGAAAAAAGAATATCTACCAAAGTGAGCATGACGGTGCAGGCCTTCCCCAATGAGGAGATCACCTGTAGCATCAACCGGCCGCTGTTTGCCTGGGTGGTGGAGAATATTGTCAAAAACGCCGTGGACGCCATGGTGGGCAAAGGTGCCATTACCATCAAAATCATGAAAGTGAGTGACGGCAGGGTGGCCGTGGACATTTCCGATACCGGAAAAGGAATCGCGAAAAATCGCCTCACGCAGGTTTTCAAACCCGGGTACACCACCAAGAAGAGAGGCTGGGGGCTGGGACTGGCACTCACCAAGCGAATTGTAGAGAATTACCATGGTGGAAGGATTTTTGTGAAGGACTCTGAGCTCAATAAAGGGACTACCTTCAGAATATTACTGAAATCGTGA